From Candidatus Margulisiibacteriota bacterium, one genomic window encodes:
- the pdxA gene encoding 4-hydroxythreonine-4-phosphate dehydrogenase PdxA, which produces MRIGITMGDPNGIGAEIIVKLLKSGRYRDCVVYGNPAALRGLKNPITDPFGKLSEYGRGRVTAENGRAAYKYLAAAARDALAGRLDAIVTAPLNKEALHLAGYRYDGQTEILAKLAKTKKHGMFFYSPALCVMLTTIHKSIRQVPKLLTKQKLRDTIELGLEAMRNLGVPRSRVAVCGLNPHAGENGIFGREEQKIIAPVVREFQARQINIQGPLPADTLFVQRRAYDLIIAQYHDQGLIPLKMLALDRAVNVTIGLPIIRTSVAHGTAYDIAGRGAADTGSLAAAVRLARLLVKNRGR; this is translated from the coding sequence ATGCGCATCGGCATCACTATGGGCGATCCCAACGGCATCGGCGCGGAGATTATTGTCAAGCTGCTCAAGTCCGGCCGTTATCGGGACTGCGTGGTTTATGGCAATCCGGCGGCTTTGCGCGGCCTAAAAAATCCAATTACCGACCCTTTTGGCAAATTGAGCGAATACGGCCGCGGGCGGGTCACCGCGGAAAATGGCCGCGCGGCGTATAAATATTTGGCGGCTGCGGCGCGCGACGCTCTGGCCGGACGTCTCGACGCCATCGTGACCGCGCCATTAAATAAAGAAGCTCTGCATTTGGCGGGCTATCGCTACGACGGCCAGACGGAAATTTTGGCTAAGCTGGCCAAAACTAAAAAACACGGCATGTTTTTTTATTCGCCGGCTCTGTGCGTAATGCTGACGACGATACATAAAAGTATCAGGCAGGTGCCGAAACTGCTGACCAAACAAAAACTGCGGGATACTATAGAGCTTGGCCTTGAAGCAATGCGCAATCTGGGCGTGCCGCGGTCGCGCGTTGCGGTCTGCGGTCTGAATCCCCATGCCGGCGAGAACGGAATTTTTGGCCGCGAGGAGCAGAAAATTATCGCGCCGGTGGTCAGGGAATTTCAGGCGCGCCAGATAAATATTCAGGGGCCGCTGCCCGCCGACACGCTTTTTGTGCAGCGGCGCGCTTATGATCTGATAATTGCGCAATATCACGATCAGGGCTTGATCCCGCTCAAAATGCTGGCTTTAGACCGCGCGGTCAATGTCACCATCGGTCTGCCGATCATTCGTACTTCGGTCGCGCACGGCACAGCTTACGATATCGCTGGCCGGGGCGCGGCTGATACCGGCTCGCTGGCCGCGGCGGTCAGGCTGGCCAGACTGCTGGTAAAAAATCGTGGCCGCTGA
- a CDS encoding M23 family metallopeptidase: MQHQNYFTLVWLGENRRNFNLSYTLTVLSLGLLAVLFGLSLLIWRGLDISALDAYQKTHADNQLLQAKTYLLYQKNRALARHNAELTQEIKLLEALISAENENIFHLNSNYKNVALEETTFGWRVIQYKLKIGERTLCEYSADRLRPREHLALKEKLELVQKNIEKLVQSKQFTPSIKITELADKEYIGLAGDLVVLSVSKKEALNAQIDGREIAERYKKTLLQELKIAKENKLLQETPLLGSVKTVRTNSSLENIFQQLDFCQKFNQNILAQNNTLIAGIYSKAMDFKNNYARTPSIYPLRNIEISSPYGYRVHPVTNATSIHYGLDMVAVPGTKVLATADGRVTYTGWIGGYGIAVQIHHGLGISTLYGHCDSVLVQKGQYVRKGQPVALSGNSGLSNGPHLHYEIRRWNVAIDPTPYLKRDIFTASKEW, translated from the coding sequence ATGCAACACCAAAATTATTTCACGCTGGTCTGGCTCGGTGAAAACCGCCGCAATTTTAACCTGTCTTACACTTTGACAGTGTTGAGTCTGGGTTTGCTGGCTGTTTTGTTCGGGTTGTCGCTCCTGATCTGGCGCGGACTGGATATTTCCGCGCTGGACGCTTACCAAAAAACTCACGCGGACAATCAACTGCTACAGGCCAAAACTTATCTGCTTTACCAAAAAAACCGCGCGCTGGCCAGGCACAATGCGGAGCTGACGCAGGAAATTAAACTGCTGGAGGCGCTGATCAGCGCGGAAAATGAAAATATTTTTCATCTAAACTCCAATTATAAAAACGTCGCGCTGGAAGAGACCACTTTTGGCTGGCGGGTAATTCAATACAAATTGAAGATCGGCGAGCGCACGCTGTGCGAGTACTCGGCCGACCGGCTGCGCCCCAGGGAACATCTGGCCCTGAAAGAAAAACTGGAATTGGTGCAGAAAAATATTGAAAAGCTGGTGCAGAGCAAACAATTTACGCCCAGCATCAAGATCACCGAGCTGGCCGACAAAGAATATATTGGGCTGGCCGGAGATCTGGTCGTGCTGTCCGTATCCAAAAAAGAAGCTCTGAACGCGCAGATCGACGGCCGCGAGATCGCCGAGCGTTACAAAAAAACTCTGCTCCAAGAGCTGAAAATCGCCAAAGAAAATAAGCTCCTGCAGGAAACGCCGCTGCTGGGCAGCGTCAAAACCGTCCGGACAAACAGCAGTCTGGAAAATATCTTTCAGCAGCTGGATTTCTGCCAGAAATTCAACCAAAATATTTTAGCCCAAAACAACACGCTAATCGCCGGCATTTACAGCAAGGCTATGGATTTCAAAAACAATTATGCGCGCACGCCGTCGATCTATCCGCTGCGCAATATTGAGATCTCTTCGCCTTACGGCTACCGCGTTCACCCCGTCACCAACGCAACGTCGATCCATTACGGCCTGGACATGGTCGCGGTGCCCGGCACCAAAGTTTTGGCCACCGCAGACGGCCGCGTAACTTACACCGGCTGGATCGGCGGCTACGGCATCGCGGTGCAGATCCATCACGGCCTGGGTATCAGTACGCTGTACGGCCACTGCGACTCCGTGCTGGTCCAAAAAGGCCAATACGTGCGCAAAGGCCAGCCGGTCGCTTTGAGCGGCAATTCGGGCTTGAGCAACGGGCCGCATCTGCATTATGAGATCCGCCGCTGGAATGTGGCGATCGACCCGACGCCGTATCTCAAGCGGGATATTTTTACCGCAAGCAAGGAGTGGTAA
- the tpiA gene encoding triose-phosphate isomerase, which translates to MRKPIMAGNWKLNKNHLETLTFIDEITPLLSGVAGVDIVICPPFTSLNVATARTKGTNIKVGAQDLFWAGSGAFTGEISGEMLKVLGCDYVIIGHSERRQYFGETDQTINKKILAAFAAGLIPIVCVGETLQEREAGQVEQVLSTQIRGGLQGLNAENHSKIVIAYEPVWAIGTGQTATPAQANAAHVLLRKYLSEIFGGSAQDIRIQYGGSVKPENVKELMAQPDIDGALIGGAALKADSFEKLVKFDK; encoded by the coding sequence ATGCGCAAACCGATCATGGCCGGCAATTGGAAACTCAACAAAAATCATCTGGAGACGCTGACTTTTATTGACGAGATCACGCCTTTATTGAGCGGTGTCGCCGGGGTGGATATCGTGATCTGCCCGCCGTTCACTTCGCTCAATGTTGCGACCGCCCGCACCAAGGGCACCAATATCAAAGTCGGCGCGCAAGACCTTTTCTGGGCAGGATCCGGCGCGTTCACCGGCGAGATTTCCGGCGAGATGCTCAAAGTGCTGGGCTGCGATTATGTCATCATCGGACATTCCGAGCGGCGGCAGTATTTCGGCGAGACCGACCAGACGATCAATAAGAAAATTCTGGCGGCTTTTGCCGCCGGGCTGATCCCGATCGTTTGCGTGGGTGAGACTTTGCAGGAACGCGAGGCCGGTCAGGTGGAGCAGGTGTTGTCCACGCAGATCCGCGGTGGCTTACAGGGCCTGAACGCCGAAAATCACAGCAAGATCGTTATCGCTTATGAACCGGTCTGGGCGATCGGCACCGGCCAAACGGCCACTCCAGCCCAGGCTAACGCAGCCCATGTTTTGCTTCGCAAATACTTGAGTGAAATTTTCGGCGGGAGCGCGCAGGATATTCGTATTCAGTACGGTGGCTCGGTCAAGCCGGAAAATGTCAAAGAACTTATGGCGCAGCCGGATATCGACGGCGCGCTCATCGGCGGCGCGGCGCTTAAGGCGGACTCGTTTGAGAAATTAGTGAAGTTCGATAAATAA
- a CDS encoding nitroreductase family protein: MRRFCWLFLLVFLAAAGAETQLPKPPASGGAGIFTLLEKRASGLRNSFPAGAVPDGELATILWAATGRNRNGSGWTVPVGMGRPPHVKVYAVKNDGAFLYDWQKHALVELTEKNVKAGITPDDFVRKSDVILVFVADTAANKRPEMDNILVGAMSQNVYLAADALGVKTRYLMTLNADGIRKELKLNKTDVPLGIMPLAK, translated from the coding sequence ATGCGTAGATTTTGTTGGTTATTTTTGCTGGTGTTTTTGGCCGCGGCTGGCGCTGAAACGCAGCTTCCTAAACCGCCGGCTTCTGGCGGCGCGGGTATTTTTACACTTTTGGAAAAAAGAGCTTCCGGTTTACGGAATAGCTTTCCGGCTGGCGCGGTGCCGGACGGCGAACTGGCGACTATATTGTGGGCGGCTACCGGCCGGAATAGAAACGGCAGCGGCTGGACTGTGCCGGTGGGCATGGGGCGCCCGCCGCATGTCAAAGTCTACGCCGTGAAAAATGACGGCGCGTTCCTCTATGACTGGCAGAAACACGCGCTGGTCGAGCTGACTGAAAAGAATGTCAAAGCCGGGATTACGCCGGATGATTTTGTGCGAAAGTCCGACGTTATTCTGGTTTTCGTGGCGGACACTGCCGCGAATAAACGGCCGGAGATGGACAATATTTTGGTCGGCGCGATGAGCCAAAATGTCTATCTGGCGGCGGACGCGCTGGGCGTCAAGACACGCTATCTGATGACGCTCAACGCCGACGGCATACGCAAAGAATTAAAGCTGAATAAAACCGATGTTCCGTTAGGCATTATGCCGCTGGCTAAATAA
- a CDS encoding ChbG/HpnK family deacetylase — translation MNIIINADDFGISAEANQAIAALHKKGALSSATLLVDLLYAKDAAEIAKKQNLPVGLHFNLTLGPLAKYKGRADFERQLLLGRVSLKFIKAELDRQYQKMRGFGLTPTHLDSHQHVHNWPQIFPVFARFARDKKIPLRLTLEKPVFNKYDKIQIGDFQHLWRKIIALFFGGLNFLTAKLLRAQTSRALVSIFALWPRAAQPELKHLRLLLNKLKDGAEYMCHPLVKAENTPTAITEISVREYALMTNPEFFAMLFNKFHLINFGEL, via the coding sequence ATGAATATTATTATCAACGCTGACGATTTTGGCATCAGCGCGGAGGCCAATCAAGCCATTGCCGCCCTGCATAAAAAAGGAGCGCTTTCCTCGGCCACGCTGCTGGTCGATCTGCTTTACGCCAAAGACGCCGCGGAGATCGCCAAAAAACAAAATCTGCCGGTCGGGCTGCATTTCAATCTGACGCTGGGGCCGCTGGCCAAATACAAAGGCCGCGCGGACTTTGAGCGGCAGCTGCTGCTCGGGCGGGTAAGCCTGAAATTTATCAAAGCCGAATTAGACCGCCAGTATCAAAAAATGCGGGGATTTGGTCTGACGCCGACGCACCTTGACAGCCACCAGCATGTGCACAATTGGCCGCAAATTTTTCCGGTCTTTGCCCGTTTTGCGCGGGATAAAAAAATCCCGCTGCGCCTGACTCTGGAAAAGCCCGTTTTTAATAAATATGACAAAATTCAAATCGGCGATTTTCAGCATCTCTGGCGCAAAATAATCGCCCTGTTTTTCGGCGGCTTAAATTTTTTGACCGCCAAATTGCTGCGCGCGCAGACCAGCCGCGCGCTGGTCTCGATTTTCGCACTCTGGCCGCGCGCCGCCCAGCCGGAACTAAAACATTTGCGCCTGCTGCTGAATAAACTAAAAGACGGCGCCGAGTACATGTGCCACCCTCTCGTCAAGGCGGAAAACACGCCGACCGCCATCACGGAAATTTCCGTACGCGAATACGCGTTAATGACAAACCCGGAATTTTTCGCTATGCTTTTCAATAAGTTTCATTTGATTAATTTCGGAGAATTGTAA
- a CDS encoding SDR family oxidoreductase, producing the protein MAKFLVTGGAGFIGSNLVKALLASGDRVRVMDNLSTGRLSNIEPLLGQIDFQQTDLADLDACRQAVDGVDYILHHGAIPSVPRSVDDPLKTNNANINGTLNLLLAARDAKVKRLIYAASSSAYGDSPVMPKVETMENRPKSPYAIQKLVGEMYCQNFSALYGLETICLRYFNVFGPQQDPGSVYSAVIPLFIKAILRDESPTIFGDGLTSRDFTYVDNNVQSNLLACAAPKSAAGEIINIACGYEISLKQLAEKINQQLGKNIKPLYAAERAGDVKHSLADIRKAEKLLGYKPLVSFDTGLAKTIEFYRND; encoded by the coding sequence ATGGCAAAATTTTTGGTTACTGGCGGCGCCGGATTCATCGGTTCCAATCTGGTCAAAGCTCTGCTGGCCAGCGGTGACAGAGTGCGTGTTATGGACAATCTTTCCACCGGCCGCTTGAGCAATATCGAGCCGCTGCTAGGGCAAATAGATTTTCAGCAAACTGATCTGGCCGATCTGGACGCCTGCCGGCAGGCGGTCGACGGCGTGGATTATATCCTGCATCACGGCGCGATACCGTCCGTGCCGCGTTCGGTCGATGATCCGCTCAAAACGAACAACGCCAACATTAACGGCACGCTCAATCTGCTTTTGGCCGCGCGTGACGCTAAAGTCAAACGGCTGATCTACGCCGCGTCGTCCTCAGCCTATGGAGATTCGCCGGTCATGCCCAAAGTCGAAACTATGGAAAACCGCCCCAAATCACCTTACGCTATTCAGAAACTGGTCGGCGAGATGTACTGTCAAAATTTCAGCGCGCTGTACGGTCTGGAAACGATCTGTCTGCGTTATTTCAATGTTTTCGGGCCGCAGCAAGACCCCGGTTCCGTTTATTCTGCCGTGATACCGCTTTTCATCAAAGCTATACTGCGTGACGAGAGTCCGACAATTTTCGGCGACGGCCTGACTTCGCGGGATTTTACCTATGTGGATAACAATGTGCAGTCCAATCTGCTAGCCTGCGCCGCGCCTAAGTCTGCGGCTGGCGAGATCATCAACATCGCTTGCGGCTACGAGATTTCCCTCAAGCAATTGGCGGAAAAGATCAATCAGCAGCTCGGGAAAAATATCAAACCGCTGTACGCGGCGGAGCGCGCCGGCGACGTCAAACATTCGCTGGCCGACATCCGCAAAGCGGAAAAACTGCTCGGCTACAAACCACTGGTGTCTTTTGACACTGGTCTGGCTAAAACCATCGAGTTTTACAGGAATGACTAA